The Acidobacteriota bacterium genome has a segment encoding these proteins:
- a CDS encoding S24 family peptidase, with product MPARSVAVAVVVVDTAQRNPYALRGKIVAARLDDYVTIKRLIEQDGRFHIVADNPMPEFRSLELDFRGGNPVLGCVIGLAKKT from the coding sequence GTGCCGGCGAGGTCCGTGGCTGTGGCCGTCGTCGTGGTTGATACCGCGCAGCGCAATCCTTACGCGCTGCGGGGGAAAATTGTGGCGGCGCGGCTCGACGACTACGTTACCATCAAGCGTCTTATCGAGCAGGACGGGCGCTTTCACATAGTCGCCGACAACCCAATGCCCGAGTTCCGCTCGCTTGAGCTCGATTTTCGCGGAGGCAATCCCGTCCTTGGTTGCGTCATTGGCCTCGCGAAAAAGACGTGA
- a CDS encoding EamA family transporter, with amino-acid sequence MSILVWGVAGIFGKLAFHKKMLPFSVFLAQVIVYLVAGSVLVLLSTRIESISPWRSPWNIYGWFSGMAMMLGLLFFTLALHKGQAVVVVPLTALYCGVSLVLGYVVLGERPTPLQWLGIALALVSVALILSGPLTSTAQAK; translated from the coding sequence TTGTCCATCCTCGTATGGGGCGTTGCGGGCATCTTTGGGAAGCTTGCCTTCCATAAGAAAATGCTTCCGTTTTCCGTTTTTCTGGCCCAAGTGATTGTGTATCTGGTTGCCGGTTCTGTTTTAGTGCTTCTTTCGACTCGCATCGAAAGCATCTCACCGTGGCGCTCCCCATGGAACATTTACGGTTGGTTTTCGGGAATGGCGATGATGCTGGGCCTTTTGTTTTTTACCCTAGCGCTTCACAAAGGACAAGCTGTCGTCGTGGTGCCGCTTACGGCGCTCTATTGCGGCGTGTCTCTTGTGCTTGGTTATGTGGTTTTGGGAGAGCGGCCGACGCCCCTGCAATGGCTCGGCATCGCCTTGGCGCTTGTAAGCGTGGCGCTGATTCTCTCGGGTCCTCTCACAAGCACCGCCCAAGCAAAGTAG
- a CDS encoding saccharopine dehydrogenase NADP-binding domain-containing protein, with protein sequence MKYVVLGGAGAIGSVIVKDMAETCPPADKIVIADYDYAKAKALAASLRSPRVRAAPVNVRDKASTTRALRGAFAVINSVPYEFNLSVMDAALAARAHYIDLGGLFHVARKQLKLNRRFKAAGRTALLCMGNAPGITNLLARDAADRLDKVREIHVRVGLVDQTRYRFKPPLKSAYSMKTIMEEFAYEPAVFTRGKFKFIEPMSGYEPYRFPAPVGLCRPMYTIHSEVATLPLSFKRKGVREVSFKIAFNPEFIDRVRFLRDVGMGSHVPIQAGGVKVRPIDVLDHVVMSQPAPRPIGKRKQHKITRVIVKGTEDGKRVTWLMDSHTSGKPAWGIGLEISVGSPLSIAAQMLANGEISAKGVVVPELAVPPDIFFKYLRKRGVRFTATRKRGWAFPT encoded by the coding sequence ATGAAGTACGTGGTGCTCGGCGGCGCAGGCGCCATCGGCAGCGTCATCGTCAAGGACATGGCGGAGACCTGCCCGCCCGCGGACAAAATCGTCATTGCGGATTACGATTACGCCAAGGCAAAAGCGCTGGCCGCTTCGCTCCGCTCGCCGCGCGTCAGGGCCGCCCCCGTCAATGTCCGGGACAAAGCATCAACCACCAGGGCCCTGCGGGGCGCCTTCGCCGTCATCAACAGCGTCCCTTACGAATTCAATCTTTCTGTCATGGACGCGGCGCTTGCGGCACGGGCGCACTACATTGACCTGGGCGGGTTGTTTCACGTGGCGCGCAAGCAGCTTAAGCTCAACCGCCGCTTCAAGGCCGCCGGGCGCACGGCGCTCCTATGCATGGGGAATGCTCCCGGGATCACCAATCTTCTTGCCCGCGACGCAGCGGACCGTCTCGATAAGGTGCGCGAAATCCACGTGCGCGTAGGCCTCGTCGACCAAACGCGCTATCGGTTTAAACCTCCCCTTAAGTCAGCCTACTCCATGAAAACCATCATGGAAGAATTCGCCTACGAGCCCGCTGTCTTTACCAGAGGCAAGTTCAAGTTCATAGAGCCCATGTCCGGCTATGAGCCGTATCGCTTCCCCGCTCCCGTCGGCCTGTGCCGTCCCATGTACACCATCCACTCGGAAGTCGCAACGCTCCCTCTTTCCTTTAAGCGAAAAGGCGTGAGAGAAGTGAGCTTCAAAATTGCGTTCAATCCCGAGTTCATCGACCGGGTGCGGTTCCTACGCGATGTGGGCATGGGCTCACACGTTCCCATCCAGGCGGGAGGCGTAAAGGTTCGACCGATTGACGTGCTGGACCACGTGGTCATGTCCCAGCCGGCTCCTCGGCCCATCGGCAAGCGCAAGCAACATAAAATCACGCGCGTCATCGTGAAAGGCACGGAAGACGGAAAAAGGGTAACGTGGCTCATGGACAGTCACACGTCCGGAAAGCCTGCCTGGGGAATCGGCCTGGAAATCAGCGTCGGCTCGCCCCTCTCCATTGCCGCGCAAATGCTCGCAAACGGCGAGATCTCGGCAAAAGGCGTGGTGGTTCCAGAGCTCGCGGTGCCTCCGGATATTTTCTTCAAGTATTTGAGGAAACGGGGGGTGCGGTTTACGGCAACGCGGAAGCGGGGCTGGGCTTTTCCTACGTAG